In Archangium violaceum, the following are encoded in one genomic region:
- a CDS encoding phage tail protein — protein sequence MDANQLRFWMLADPLRQWEPIPGTPPPDVPQEEPPPDVYLDASRRSVRLASSPATISWEETQSQVHAEQLLFRTPGTLDAFGTWAYLDLAASAVMAAGAGAQPIRLLTFDPNNPFTLPSDLVLGHDDVLYVAAGGGKVLLKEPRDRWELTTVSAEGFDAWRLAPAPQGGVFAIPRPTSLTAPPGPNDATRVQLARVSGRPVPREVLRERAPPVFRPRGEETDPPRMSLVLDAPPLEGEVIVGIATSPEGRVALLSWVYDATRAGTTRDDARLRFFTGRGLTAPITLKQARRPFSFAWLSADRIAVLLRVDTETVIAVAYTLGKEGQAAAPLGDYYPLTAHDGGPFLHGLESPPRYRTLDGSPSPLHPLSLPSFVTEGSMRNMAGADAPLLDGGSPRAVWHRLYLEASIPPGCGIRVFLATTNTPLRPNDDMNGQPRNWHEHVFGDVAPGRAANHVPRGVWLPSPSEVPFHSGLMPCTPEPQRRGLFTALIQRAGLRVRTLRGRYLWVKVQLVGDGRSTPELFALRAHAPRFSYAEHYLPELYREQLFGEEANDEGPSTPADFLERFLGLAEGILTPLEDRIASASLLTEPRTVPEESLEWLANWIGFSFDSALPRERRRQMMEAAPRIRPWRGTLRGLSLALDALTQGAVTQGGLVIVEEFRLRRTFSTILGIDLTDEDDPLLPGLYRSGNSFVGDTLFLGDEQHKEFLALFGEDIPKTAQEEAAVEEFFLRLAHRVTVLVHQDFDAREFGLIQRMAELESPAHVSLSVKLASKPLMVGVASLIGIDTYLGPTSKPEPMRVGHSALGSKNLIERPPSLDPRLHAGG from the coding sequence ATGGACGCCAACCAACTGCGCTTCTGGATGTTGGCGGACCCGCTCCGCCAGTGGGAGCCCATCCCGGGGACACCGCCTCCCGACGTCCCCCAGGAGGAACCTCCCCCCGACGTCTATCTGGACGCGAGCCGCCGCTCCGTGCGCCTGGCGAGCTCTCCCGCGACGATCTCCTGGGAAGAGACTCAAAGCCAGGTGCATGCCGAGCAGCTCCTCTTCCGGACGCCCGGCACGCTCGACGCCTTCGGAACCTGGGCGTACCTCGACCTGGCCGCGAGTGCCGTCATGGCCGCGGGAGCGGGTGCTCAACCGATCCGCCTCCTCACCTTCGATCCCAACAACCCCTTCACCCTGCCCAGCGACCTGGTGCTCGGTCACGATGACGTGCTGTATGTCGCCGCCGGGGGAGGCAAGGTCCTCCTGAAGGAGCCTCGCGACCGTTGGGAGCTGACGACCGTCTCCGCGGAGGGCTTCGATGCCTGGCGGCTCGCCCCGGCTCCACAGGGCGGAGTCTTCGCCATCCCGCGTCCCACCTCCCTCACCGCGCCCCCTGGCCCCAACGACGCCACCCGGGTCCAGCTCGCCCGCGTCTCCGGCCGCCCCGTGCCCCGGGAGGTGCTCCGCGAGCGCGCCCCCCCGGTCTTCCGCCCGCGGGGAGAGGAAACGGATCCTCCCAGGATGTCGCTCGTCCTGGACGCGCCTCCCCTCGAGGGCGAGGTGATCGTTGGCATCGCGACCAGTCCCGAGGGCCGGGTGGCCCTGCTGAGCTGGGTGTACGACGCCACCCGCGCTGGCACGACCCGGGATGACGCGCGGCTGCGCTTCTTCACGGGAAGGGGACTGACGGCGCCCATCACCCTCAAGCAGGCCCGCAGGCCCTTCAGCTTCGCGTGGCTCTCGGCCGATCGCATCGCCGTGCTCCTGCGCGTCGACACGGAGACGGTCATCGCCGTGGCCTACACGCTCGGGAAGGAAGGCCAGGCCGCGGCCCCGCTCGGGGACTACTACCCGCTCACCGCGCACGACGGCGGCCCCTTCCTGCACGGCCTGGAGTCCCCGCCCCGCTACCGCACCCTGGACGGCTCCCCCTCCCCCCTGCACCCCCTCTCCCTCCCGTCCTTCGTGACGGAGGGCTCCATGCGGAACATGGCGGGCGCGGATGCGCCGCTGCTCGATGGCGGCAGCCCCCGGGCCGTCTGGCACCGGCTCTACCTCGAGGCCAGCATCCCGCCCGGCTGTGGCATCCGCGTCTTCCTGGCCACGACGAACACGCCCCTGCGCCCCAACGACGACATGAACGGTCAGCCGAGGAACTGGCACGAGCACGTCTTCGGCGACGTGGCTCCAGGACGCGCCGCCAACCACGTCCCCCGTGGCGTGTGGTTGCCCTCCCCCTCGGAGGTGCCCTTCCACTCCGGCCTGATGCCCTGCACGCCCGAGCCCCAACGCCGGGGCCTCTTCACCGCCCTCATCCAGCGCGCGGGCCTGCGCGTGCGGACGCTCCGGGGCCGCTACCTCTGGGTGAAGGTGCAGCTCGTCGGCGATGGCCGCTCCACCCCGGAGCTCTTCGCGCTCCGCGCCCATGCGCCCCGCTTCTCCTACGCCGAGCACTACCTCCCGGAGCTCTACCGGGAGCAACTCTTCGGCGAGGAGGCCAACGACGAGGGCCCGAGCACGCCGGCGGACTTCCTCGAGCGATTCCTCGGCCTGGCCGAGGGCATCCTCACGCCCCTGGAGGACCGCATCGCGAGCGCCTCGCTGCTCACGGAGCCGCGCACGGTGCCGGAGGAGTCGCTGGAGTGGCTGGCCAACTGGATTGGCTTCTCCTTCGACTCCGCCCTCCCACGCGAGCGGCGGCGCCAGATGATGGAGGCCGCCCCGCGCATCCGCCCCTGGCGCGGCACGCTGCGCGGCCTGTCGCTCGCCCTGGATGCCCTCACGCAGGGCGCCGTGACACAGGGCGGTCTCGTCATCGTGGAGGAGTTCCGGCTGCGCCGCACCTTCTCCACCATCCTCGGAATCGACCTGACGGACGAGGACGATCCGCTGCTGCCCGGCCTGTACCGCAGCGGCAACTCGTTCGTGGGGGACACGCTCTTCCTGGGGGACGAGCAGCACAAGGAGTTCCTCGCCCTCTTCGGGGAGGACATCCCGAAGACGGCCCAGGAGGAGGCGGCGGTGGAGGAGTTCTTCCTCCGGCTGGCCCATCGCGTCACGGTGCTGGTGCACCAGGACTTCGACGCGCGGGAGTTCGGGCTCATCCAGCGCATGGCCGAGTTGGAGAGCCCCGCGCACGTGAGCCTCTCGGTGAAGCTGGCGAGCAAGCCCCTCATGGTGGGGGTGGCCTCACTCATCGGCATCGACACGTACCTGGGCCCGACGTCGAAGCCAGAACCCATGCGCGTGGGACACAGCGCGCTCGGAAGCAAGAACCTGATCGAGCGCCCGCCCAGCCTCGACCCACGACTTCACGCAGGAGGTTAG